In Streptomyces sp. NBC_00344, the genomic window CGGGCCCATCCACGTGCGGCTGCTCCGGGACCGCACGCTGATCTGCGAGGTCTCCGACACCAGCAACACATCTCCCCATATGCGCTACGCGGCAGGCATGGACGAAGGCGGGCGCGGGCTCTTCCTGGTCGCCCAGTTCGCCGAACGCTGGGGAACCCGGTACACCGCCACCGGGAAGGTGATCTGGGCCGAACTGACCCCGGGCGGCGGGCTGCCGGCGCAGGTATGGGACCTGGAAACGCTGGACTACGACCTGTGAGCGGGCCTGTGCGGACCCGTCCTGTTCGCCCCCCGAGGTTCCCGGGCAGAGCAGCGGGCTCACGGCCGGCGTCAGCCGCACAGGAGGCCGCATGACCGACTCCCCCCGCCCCTGAGGGGCGGGCAATCGCTGTACGCGTCCGGCCCTGTCCCGTTACCGAAGGCCGGCTTCGCTGGGCGGGGGACGTAGCGGGGCCCTCCGGGCCGCAGGCGGGACGTCGCGGTCGTACAGCGGAGGCGACTATGTGCCCGCAGTCAGGGTTTTGAGCTCGTCGAGCGACTCCCTGATGAACTGCGACAGCTCCTGCTCGTCGGGCGCCTCGATCCAGCGCTCGAACGCAACCTTGAACACAGCGGTACCCGCCTCGGCGGCCAGGCTGGCGGCCGGGTCCCTCACACCCCGCCGACGCAACGTATCGGCGAGTGCCGCGGACAGTCGCGCGAGCTTTATCAGCTCACGCTCCTGCAGCTCCGCGTTCGCCACAATGACGGCCTGGCGCTGCCGTGCATACTCGCGGCGCGCCTGGAACGGAGCGGCAGCGGCCTGCAGTGCTGTTGCTATCGCGTCGATCGGCGCCGCGGAATCAGCCGCACCTGCGAGGGTGGTCACGAAGAGCTCCTGCAGCGACCCCGCTCCCGCGAACAGCACCTCGCGCTTGTCGGCGAAGTGCCGGAAGAACGTTCGCTCCGTGAGTCCCGCCCGCTTGGCGATCTCCGCCACGGTGGTCTGTTCGAACCCGCGCTCGCTGTAGAGCTCCAGCGCTGCCTGCTCCAGGCGGCCGCGTGCGTTCGGCTCCCATCGACCCATACCCAGATCCTACGTGATGGCAGTGCCTGACATCGAGTGCTACGGTTGATGACAGCAACTGACATCGTTCTGTCCGGGCGCAGATCCCGAGGCGGGGACGGTCGATCACCCGGAGGTTCTTCCCATGCGTGTTTTCGTCACCGGCGCGTCCGGCTTCATCGGCTCGGCCGTCGTCCCCGAGCTCATCGGCGCGGGGCATCGGGTCGTCGGGCTCGCCCGCTCGGACGCCTCCGCCGATGCCCTCGCCGCCGCCGGGGCCGAGGTGCTCCGCGGTGCTCTCGACGACCTCGACAGCCTCCGCGAAGGTGCAGCCGCGTCCGACGGCGTGATCCACCTTGCCTACATCCACGACTTCTCCCGGTACGAGAGCGCTGCACGAACCGATGCGCAGGCCATCGAGACTCTCGGCGCCGCGCTCGAAGGCTCCGGCCGGCCGCTCGTGATCGCGTCCGGAACGCTCGGGCTCACGCCGGGGCGCGTCGCGACCGAACGAGACACACCCGATCCCGGGTCGGGCGTGTCGCCCCGGGCCGCCGGCGCGCGGGCGGCGCTCTCCCTCGCCTCGTGCAACGTCCGCTCGTCCGTCGTGCGGTTGTCCCCTTCAGTGCACGACGAAGGCGATCACGGGTTCATCCCGACCCTGATCGCCATCGCCCGCGACAAGGGCGTATCCGGCTACGCCGGCGACGGTTCCAACCGCTGGCCCGCTGTGCACCGGCTCGATGCCGCGCACCTCTTCCGTCTCGCCCTGGAGATCGCCCCGGCGGGATCCGTACTGCACGGGGTCGCCGACGAGGACGTGCCGGTCCGCACCATCGCCGAGGTGATCGGCTGGCACCTCGGCCTCCCGGTCGCCGCCATATCCCCCGAGGACACAGCCGAGCACTTCGGCTGGCTGGGCGCGTTCCTCGCGGCCGACGCCCCGGCATCGAGTGCGCTGACCCGCGAGCTGCTGGGATGGCAGCCGACTCGACCCGGACTCATCGACGATCTCGACCAGGGCCACTACTTCCGCAACACGTCCGGGTGACGCCCGTTCGTGCCGTCGCCGGCGAGGCGGTCGTGGTCAGCGAGGACTTCGTCGATCACTCGCCGGTTGACGGCGGCCTGCACCTCGTCGGTGTCGACGCAGCCGGCCAGCACCAGCAGGGCCTTCCACAGCGCCCAGCCCCTGGCCCGTGCCCAGACGTCGTCATCCTGGGCAACCGCCCGGCGGAACGCTTCCCGGCTGCTGCCCTGGAACATCCCCCACGCGATCACCAGATCGCAGGCCGGATCCCCCACCCCCGAGGTTCCGAAATCGATGACGGCTGCCAGCTCGCCCTCCACGACCAGCAGGTTGCCCGGGGCGACGTCGCCGTGGAACCACCTGGGCGCTCCGTGCCACTCGGCGGCCAGAGCCGAGTCCCAGACCGCGGTCGCCCGCTCGGTGTCGACGCGCCCGCTGAGCGCGGACAGGCAGCGGCGGGTCTCGTCGTCGTAGTGGACCGGCGACGCCCCCCGGTACCAGCTGTGCTCCCCGGCGAGCGGACCGCCCGTGGTGTCGCAGCGCTGGAGGGCGAGGATGAACTCCGCCACCGATGTTGCGAACCGAGCCATGTCATCGATGGGCCCGATGGCAGCGGTGCTGCCCTCGAGCCAGCCGCGTACGGACCAGGAAAAGGGATAACCATGGCCGGGGGCGCCCTTGGCCACGATCGCCGGGATGGCAACCGGCAGCGACGGAGCCAGCCGGGGCAGCCAGATGTTCTCCTTGTCGACAGCCGGTACGTATCCGGCCGCAGTGGGCAGCCGGACGGTCATGCTGTCGCCCAGTCGGTAGGTCCGGTTGTCCCAGCCGTCAACCTCCACCGGGGTCACCGGGAGACCGGCCCACTGCGGGAACTGCTCAGCGATCAGCCGTTTCACCAGCGCGGCAGTAATGCCGGCGCGGCCGTCGGAGGGGTTCGAAGCCATCCCGCGATCATCGCGTTCGGCATTCACGCGCCGCAACGGGTTATCGAGGACCTCTGGGTCGAGACCCTCGCCGCCGACCCCGCCGGCCCCGAAGCACTGCGCGCCAAGCTTCGCGTTCTACCGAACCGCCGACGTGACGACCGTACAGAACAAGCGGCGCGCCAAGCGCAGGCTGACGCCCCGGTGCTGACCACCGCCGCCGCGCAGTGCCCGGGCGAGCAGGCCGGGCACACGATGCGGCTCGCCGCCGACAGGGCGGAAAGCCTGACCCTGCCCGCCTGCGGCCATTCCCCCACCGAGGAAGTTCCCGCGGCGCCGATGGATGCGCTCACACGTTCCTGACCCCCTGCCCGGATGGGCCTCCATGCCCGGTTGCACGGCCGAACCACTGAGACCGGTCTGCCGGGGGGAAACACCGGTGGAAGCGCCCGACCCGGCTCATGATGCCGAAACCGGCAGGTAGGTGCAGACATGCACACCGGTGCCGCTGATGGCCGTGGAGGCCAGTTCGAGCGTGCGCAGCATGCCGTCTCCAGGGAAGATCGTCTTGCCTCCGCCGAGGACCACCGGCATGATCATGAGCCGGAGCTCGTCGACCAGGTCCTCGCGCAGAAGAGTGCGTACGAGAGTCGGGCTGCCCATGACCAACAGGTCTCCGCCCTCGGTCTCGTGCAGTTCCCGGATACGGTCGACTGCGGAGGTGCTGGGCGGTGCCGTTCAGGATGCGATGACCAGGGCGCAAGCCCTGCTGTTCGGACGCCGCACCTGGCAGACGATGGCCGCGGCGTGGCCGGAGCGGGCCGGTGACCCGTTCGCAGACCAGATGAACGCCATTCCGAAATACGTCGTGTCCGCGACACTGGGCGACGACGATCTGGCGTGGGACAACACCACGCGCATCCCGGGTGACACGGCGGGTCGAAGAACCGGTGTGACCAGCCGCCGTGCGCGAAGCCACCTTCGTTGTCCTCGTCAGGTCCGCCCGGCGCCTGCACGACACCGTCCAGACTGATGAACTCACTGATCACGATGCGCATGGGACTCGCTCCTCTTCGCTCTCCTGGCCCACTGCGATGGAGACTGCCTGGCCGCACCGAACTCATCGCCCGCTGCGGCGTCTCCTGAAGCACAGCCTGAACCACGGCCGGTCTCCACACGGCGCCGCGAAACCGCCTGACTCCGACGACGCGGTCACCTATCGTCGACGTGATTCCCGGCCCGGGCCGGCTCGGACCGGGTCAAGGTCCATGACGTGGAGGATGATTGTGCGCTACCGCGAGCTGGGACGCAGTGGACTGGCCGTGTCCGAGATCGGTTACGGCGCGTGGGGCATCGGTGAGTCCAGCTGGGTGGGTGCCACGGAGGACGAATCCGTACGCGCGCTGCACCGGGCCATCGACCTCGGGGTGAATTTCGTCGATACCGCCCGGGGTTACGGAGAGAGTGAGCGAATCGTCGGCCGTGTCGTCCGTGAACGGGCCGGTGACGAGGTGCACGTGGCGACCAAGGTGCCGCCGAAGAACCGCGTGTGGCCCGCGCCGGACGGTCTGGACCCGGCCGGGACCTTCCCGGGTGAGCACATCCGGACGAGCCTGGAGACCAGTCTGCTTACCAGCGGCCTGGACCACTTCGACGTACTTCAGTTCCACGTCTGGAACGATGACTGGATCGGCCGCGGCGACTGGCTGGAGACGATCGGCGAACTGAAGCAGGAGGGGAAAATCCGCCTGTTCGGCGTCTCCATCAATGACCATGAACCCGAGAGCGCGCTCGCACTCGTACGGAGCGGCGCCGTGGACAGCGTGCAGGTCATCTACAACATCTTCGACCAGGCACCCGCCGACGCACTGTTGGCGGCCTGCGAGGAGAACGGCGTCGGTGTCATTGTGCGGGTGGCGCTGGACGAGGGTGGCCTCACCGGCCGTATCACTGCCGGCACGACGTTCCCGGAAGGCGACTTTCGTAACCGCTACTTCCGCGGCGACCGCCCGGCACAGGTCGAACAGCGGGTGGCCGCGATCGTCGCCGATCTCGGCATCGCCCCCGATGAGATCGCTGAGCATGCGCTGCGTTTCGTGCTGAGTTCACCGGCGGTCTCCACCGTCATCCCGGGTATGCGCACCCTGCACAACGTGGAGCGCAACGCGGCTCTGAGCGACGGCCGTCTCCTCACCGCCGACCAGCTCGCCGTACTGGCCAAGCACCGCTGGCCGCGCAACTTCTACTCCTGACCCGCGGGGCCGCTGCCGGCCCGGGCGCTGTGCGGTTCCCGCCCACGCGACGCCCGGCCGGGCACGCATCGGCCGGCCGAGGACCGGGGCGACGTCCGGGACATCCGCTCGTATGGGCGGTGCGGGACACCGGCAGTGCGCGGGCACCGGCACGGCTCCCGCGCACTCCGCTTGCTGACCTGACCGCCCTGATCACATAGGCTTGGCGGATGGCGAAGTACTTCGACGTGCACCCCGACAATCCCCAGCGGCGCACCATCAACAGCGTGGCGGACAGCATCCGCTCAGGCGCCCTCGTCGCTTACCCGACGGACTCCTGCTATGCGCTGGGGTGCCAGTTGGGCAACCGTGACGGCATCGGCCGGATCCGGTCGATCCGCAACCTCGACGACCGTCACCACTTCACCCTTGTCTGCCAGGACTTCGCGCAGCTGGGCCAGTTCGTACACATCGACAACGATGTGTTCCGCGCGATCAAGGCGGCGACCCCCGGCAGCTACACCTTCATCCTCCCGGCGACGAAGGAGGTGCCGCGTCAGCTGCTGCATCCGAAGAAGAAGACCGTCGGGGTGCGCATCCCCGACCACATTGTCGCTCAGGCCCTGGTCGCCGAACTCGGTGAGCCGCTGCTGTCCAGCACCCTGCTCATGCCGGACGAGGACGAGCCGATGACGCAGGGCTGGGAGATCAAGGAACGGCTCGACCATGTGCTGGACGCCGTGGTCGACTCCGGCGACTGCGGCACCGCGCCGACCACGGTCATCGATTTCTCCAGCGGTGAGGCCGAGATCGTACGCCGGGGAGCGGGCGACACCTCGCGCTTCGAATAGTCGCAGGCCCTCCCCGGACTCACCCGGTCCGGACCGTCCTGCCGCGTCCGCCGGCCGACATGCCCGCCCGCAGGGCGGGCCACTCCCCCGGCCAAGGGCTGCGCCGTACCCCTCGCGGGCGCGCGACGACAGCCACGACACCTCGCCACGCTGTCGGAACGTCCGGATACGTCCGGGATGAGGACGCTCCTTCGCCGAGCGGCACACCGGCATCCGACACCGCGGGCTGATCCACCACGGATTTCGGGAAAGCCCCTAGTG contains:
- a CDS encoding L-threonylcarbamoyladenylate synthase — translated: MAKYFDVHPDNPQRRTINSVADSIRSGALVAYPTDSCYALGCQLGNRDGIGRIRSIRNLDDRHHFTLVCQDFAQLGQFVHIDNDVFRAIKAATPGSYTFILPATKEVPRQLLHPKKKTVGVRIPDHIVAQALVAELGEPLLSSTLLMPDEDEPMTQGWEIKERLDHVLDAVVDSGDCGTAPTTVIDFSSGEAEIVRRGAGDTSRFE
- a CDS encoding SDR family oxidoreductase produces the protein MRVFVTGASGFIGSAVVPELIGAGHRVVGLARSDASADALAAAGAEVLRGALDDLDSLREGAAASDGVIHLAYIHDFSRYESAARTDAQAIETLGAALEGSGRPLVIASGTLGLTPGRVATERDTPDPGSGVSPRAAGARAALSLASCNVRSSVVRLSPSVHDEGDHGFIPTLIAIARDKGVSGYAGDGSNRWPAVHRLDAAHLFRLALEIAPAGSVLHGVADEDVPVRTIAEVIGWHLGLPVAAISPEDTAEHFGWLGAFLAADAPASSALTRELLGWQPTRPGLIDDLDQGHYFRNTSG
- a CDS encoding TetR family transcriptional regulator, which gives rise to MGRWEPNARGRLEQAALELYSERGFEQTTVAEIAKRAGLTERTFFRHFADKREVLFAGAGSLQELFVTTLAGAADSAAPIDAIATALQAAAAPFQARREYARQRQAVIVANAELQERELIKLARLSAALADTLRRRGVRDPAASLAAEAGTAVFKVAFERWIEAPDEQELSQFIRESLDELKTLTAGT
- a CDS encoding aminoglycoside phosphotransferase family protein — encoded protein: MASNPSDGRAGITAALVKRLIAEQFPQWAGLPVTPVEVDGWDNRTYRLGDSMTVRLPTAAGYVPAVDKENIWLPRLAPSLPVAIPAIVAKGAPGHGYPFSWSVRGWLEGSTAAIGPIDDMARFATSVAEFILALQRCDTTGGPLAGEHSWYRGASPVHYDDETRRCLSALSGRVDTERATAVWDSALAAEWHGAPRWFHGDVAPGNLLVVEGELAAVIDFGTSGVGDPACDLVIAWGMFQGSSREAFRRAVAQDDDVWARARGWALWKALLVLAGCVDTDEVQAAVNRRVIDEVLADHDRLAGDGTNGRHPDVLRK
- a CDS encoding aldo/keto reductase, which gives rise to MRYRELGRSGLAVSEIGYGAWGIGESSWVGATEDESVRALHRAIDLGVNFVDTARGYGESERIVGRVVRERAGDEVHVATKVPPKNRVWPAPDGLDPAGTFPGEHIRTSLETSLLTSGLDHFDVLQFHVWNDDWIGRGDWLETIGELKQEGKIRLFGVSINDHEPESALALVRSGAVDSVQVIYNIFDQAPADALLAACEENGVGVIVRVALDEGGLTGRITAGTTFPEGDFRNRYFRGDRPAQVEQRVAAIVADLGIAPDEIAEHALRFVLSSPAVSTVIPGMRTLHNVERNAALSDGRLLTADQLAVLAKHRWPRNFYS